The DNA sequence TGATGGACGAAGGAAATATCGAGACCCACGCATTTGGAAACTCGGCTACCAACCTGATCTCCAATGATCCCGCGTGGGAAGCTGCGTATCTGGATCGCGTGGAGCGAATGTACCAGAGAGACCGCAATCATGCGTCCATTGTAATCTGGTCTCTGGGAAATGAATCCGGTAGTGGTCCCAATGTTCAAGCTGTCTACGAATGGTTCCAACAGACTGATCCGAGCCGTCCCTTTCACTACGAAGGAACGCATGTCGAGCATGAAGGCCCACTCTACGCAGATGTCCAGTCCCGAATGTATGCTTCTCCCAAACGGGGAGATGAACTGACGAAAAAGCTTCCAGAGACTCCCTACATGCTCTGCGAATACACCCATGCCATGGGAAACTCCAATGGTGGACTTGACAAATACTGGGATCGAATCTACCGTGATCCTCAGTTCTTCGGAGCTTTCGTGTGGGACTGGATGGATCAAGGAATACGCCAGCCGATTCCTGCGCAATATCGGACGCCCAACGGTCCTCAGGAATTTTTCGCGTACGGTGGATGGTGGGAAGATCCATTGGGGCTTTACCACTCCACCAATTTCTGCATGAATGGCCTGATCGCTGCTGACTGGGCGCCACACCCGGGACTCAATGCCATCAAATACTACTATCAACCGATCGAGGTAGAAGCCGAAGATCTTGCCAAGGGACTCTTCAAACTCACCAATCGCTATCATTTTTCCCAAATCTCCGATCACCTCGTAGGGAGCTACGAGATCACTGCGAATGGCCATATCTTCGAAACAGGGAAATTGAGGGACTTGGACATTGCTCCGGCAGCTTCTGAGACCTTCCAAATCAATCTGGAAAGCCTCGATGCTCAGCCTGGCGTGGAATACATCATCACCTTCCGATTCGCCCAGAAAAGTGCGACTCCGCTCATTCCAGCAGGTCATGAATTGGCTACCGAGCAATTTGTACTGCCCATCTCTGCGTTTGCCGCCTCCTCTGAAATAGCGGGAGAAACTCCCCACGTAGAGATCATCCGGAAGCGTCTGGTCGTGCGAGGAGCTGATTTCCACGTGCAGTTTGATACACAAGATGGCTGGATGAAGCAATACGTCCATCAGGGAGTCACACTCATCGAGCAAGGACCCAAGCTCGATTTTTGGCGCGTCCCGACCGACAACGATCTCGGAGGAACTCGTCTACCAAGTGAGAAAAAGAAGAAGAACAAGACCCCATTTCTGCCTGTGTGGGAAGGTGCTGGAGACTGGGTCGTACAAGATCTCTCACACGACATCCAGGGGAATCAAGTCATCATCACAGCGAAAGGAAATATTCCAGCCATTGGAGCCCAAGCAGAATACCGGTACACCATTCACGCTTCAGGCCAGATGGACATCCGTGTTCAGTACAAGGCAGGGGAAAGCGGAAATGCTTATCCGTTCATGCCGAGATATGGCACCCAATGGGTCACTGGTCCGGGCATGGAACAAATCGAATGGTACGGCCGAGGACCGGGGGAATCCTACGAAGACCGGGCAGTAGATCTGATCGGCCTCTACCAGACCACAGTCACCGACAATTGGGTCGAATACTCTCGCCCGCAGGAAAACGGTTACCGAGTAGATACCCGTTGGCTACATCTGACAGATGAATCTGGGCACGGACTAGCCTTTTCGTCGAAACAGCCATTTGGGTTTGGGGCTTCCCATTTCCATCGCGAACAGGTCATTCACAGCGCCTACAGTTTCCAATTGACTGCGTTGCCTCAGACTTTCCTCAACATTGATTATCGGCAAATGGGCGTTGGAGGCTATGACAGTTGGTCTCCGAATGCACTTCCGCAGTCGGAGCATCGGGTGAAAAACGTGGATATGACCTTTGATTTTTCGGTCAAGCCTATATCTCTAGAAATGACAGATCCTGATGCAGAAAGCCTGTTGAGATAAATACATCATCCCTTGTACATCATCGAAAGCCCCGCAGATCATTCAGATTTGCGGGGCTTGTGTTTGGAGCGATTCAGGCAATCGAAGCACGCTGCTATTCCTTTTTCTGCGAAGGAAACTGTTGCTGCCCCCTAACCTTTCCACCCGCCGATCAAGTTGAGGAGCCGATCCGCCAACGCATTCGTCTCACGCTTGGCCACTTCATCCGGGATGGTATTTTTGATGACTTGACGGGAAAGCCTGACGAACTCTCCACGGATGATCGCCAACGCATTGAGCGCCTCTTGATCTAGGTAGCCAGTCAAAAAATCGTCCGCCATATCCAATGCGGATTCCAGATCGCCCCGCTGAATGCAGGCTCTAATCTCATTCAGGACCATCGGTGGCTGCCCAGAAGCTTTCCGAGGAGCATGACCGTGATAATGGATCTCCGAGCGGTTCGTGATCTCGGAGTTGTGGATGTCGCTGAAGTTGTCTCCCATAGCGTTCGGATTAATAGGTGGTGACTTTGCTGCGGTTGGTGATATTGGAATTGGCGATGTCTTGGAAGATGTCTCCGTTTTGGATGGATCTGTTGTCTTGGACATAATGGATGTCTCCCGAGTGGAAATTCGCGATGATCGCCTTCTGGCTATCGTGATTCATTGCGATGGTGATGTCCCGGAACAGGCGGTTGATGAACTCCCGATTATTACTCACGAGCTTTTCGCGGCTAGAGGAAGTCTCGATGACGAGTCCATAGTGTCGAGTTACTTGATCTTTCTTTTGGGTGCGCTCATAAATCCCATAGCCGATGATGGCAATTCCCACTAGCCCCACCAAGGCGAAGAGGGATTCTTCGGTATTATTAGATAGCCAGTACCCAATGAACGCGAGCACCATCCCCACCAAGTACATCGCAGGCTTGATGCGATAAATCGCCTTGTAGGTGGTTTTGTAACCGTAAATCCAGATGCGATTGACATTGCTGATCTGGACGGTTTTACCGCTGTACGTGATCGTCCTTGAGGTGAAAATAAACTTCCTCACATCAAAGTTCTCGGACAGCTGATCGGATTGCTCCACAGAAGCATTTTGACGATATGCCATAAGTAGGATATTTTAAAACAATCATAATATCCTACTATATACAATTTAAGCAAGCAGCTTTTCCCCCTGCTTTTGAGGGGGTTAAGGGGATTCATTTAGGTTTGAATGCAATGATTGAAAATGAGGGAAGCATGGATTCCCCCAGAGGAGACACGGACGAGATCTCAGTCAATACCTCATCCTTCTGAATCGTGCGGACGGCCTGCGGCGGCGCAAAGTGCCTGGAGTGGCCGACCTTGGGAGGAGTCTGCCATCCGGAGGGGGCGGCATCTCGCCTCCGGATGGGAGACCGAGCGTTAGCGAGCACGAAAGGGACTGACCAGCCGACTGATCAGTCCCAAGCGGAAATTGGAGGTAGGTTCGGCTGGATGCGCCCAAACCCTCCTACCAGAAATCTTTGTAAATCAAGGGTTCGCCAGTATGCTCATGCAGGATCATCTCACACAATTGCCCTACGGAGAAATAATCCTTGCGCTCGTTGGAGAAGGCCAGTAGCTCCCGTACGAAATCCAGTCTATGGGGAATTTTTGGGGAATATTGCAGCATCTGCATGACCTGTACAGCCAATCTATGCTGGCCGCCGAAAGCATGTTCGTGCAGCAGTTTCCAGCCTCGTTCCTCGTCCAGATAATGGAAGGCCATGAGCGCGGCTTCGATCTGTACGGGCGCAAACGGATCTTCCATCGCCTGATAAATCGCTGCTGAATCAGCCACAATCGCGGCCCCTTGTTGACGCAGACCAATCGCAGCCCAGTAGCGTACGATGGAATCCCGATGGGTGAGCTGGGCCAATTGCATCGGCAGGACGCCCTGACCTTGGCCTACCAGCTGGGCTGTCAGGTAAATGGCCGGAAAATCATAGTCGCCGGATTCACGGAACTCGTATGCCGTAGCGCTATCGGAGAATTGATCCAGCACATATTCAGGGACAAAATGGATATCACGAGCCGCCAGAACCTCTGTGTTGAGTCGCTTGCGCATACGCTCCAGTTGGGCTTGATGCTGGGGATCGTTCGCCAGATTGTGAATCTCCCAAGGGTCGGCTTCGAGATCGTACAGATACTCGATTTCACGAGGTTCGAAATAGCGGCTCTGGACCTCGTTCATCAGCCCCTCGCGATGGGCCTTCCGAAGCAACTGAAGCGTACGTCCGTAATCGTGATATTTCTGCCAGCGATGCTCTGGCACATCTGGCATGAACGTCCGCGTGTAAACGTATTTGCCCATCGTCACGCTACGTGCCAATTCGGGGCTTGTGCCTGTGCGATCCACGGAATGAACGAGCCATCCTTCAGAATCCACTCGGGCTTCTCCCAAAAATGGCCGACCTTTCAAATGCTCGGGAATCTCCGCTCCGGCAAGGCTCAACAGGGTCGGTGCCAAATCCTCGAAGGAGACCATTTCCTCCGTCACAACGCCTGTACCCCACGGGGATAGATGCTTGTACTTTTCGGGAAACCACATGATGAACGGCACGCGATACCCCAGTCCATTGGCGTGGGTCTTGCCGCGGGCCATGCCCTCCCCGTGATCCGCGAAAGAGAAAATGATGGTTTCCTCCAGAAGATGTTCACGTTCCAATCGCTTGATCAGGGTATCCATCTGCTGGTCAAACAAGGACACGCCGTGATAGATCCGGGCATATTCCTTGCGCAATTCTGGCGATTCGAAGTAGAAGGGCGGCATATCGATCTCTGCCTCCGAGATGATTTCGGATTCGTCCAACTTCTCAAGCACCTGTTTCTCGAAGAACGAATAGGGATTGGTCATCGTCCGAGACTGGTGGGTGGAGTTGAAGTTGAACACCGAAAAGAACGGCTGTCCTTCGGCACGATTCCACCAGCCCGCTTTGCCAGAAGATTCATCCCAAGCCTCACGGACAATTCGTTTGGCATCGGTGGTGTTGTAGTCGGTCTTTTTGTTGTTGGTGGTGTAATAGCCCACCTCCCGCATGTAGGCTGGAAATCCCGTGATAAAATCCGGAATCGGTTGTGGTCCACGGTGACAGCCTGTACCCATCGCGTAGGTGCGGACCCCCGTGATGAGCGCGCTTCTGCTCGGCGAGCACACGGCTCCTGTGGAGTACGCCCTGTCAAATCGAACCCCCTCCTGCGCCAGTCGATCGAAATTGGGCGAATGCACCCACGGATTGCCGTAGCACCCTAGGAAGTGCGGCGAGGTATCCTCGAAGGTCAGCCAGAGGATATTCGGACGGTCCTGAGCAAATGTCAGTATCGGTATGAACAAGCCCAACAAGCAGGCGAGGGTCTTCATCATGAGAAATCCTTTTCCCCAATGATAAGTGTCTTGGGCTTAGAAAGCACTCATGGAGGAGATTCTGAGACAGTTGTCGCGCGGATTGAGAAATAAGAGGTAGTAGGGGAAAGTTGCCGGATGATATTCCGCCGCTGGATGGAGAACGTTTTCTCTCCACCTCGATCCATAGGCCAACTATTCGCTGATCAAAAACTCCAACACCGCTTCCTCAAATGCAGCTGCCTGTTCATACATGGCAAAATGGCCCGCATTGGGGAGCATCACCAGAGTTCCATCTCCCAACGCGTCGACTCCTGCTTGCCCGACTTGCTCAGTCGTCAGGGTAGGGTGTAGATAGCGATTGGGGATCAATTGGTCTTCTGCGCCATAAACTGCCAGCACCGGTATCTTCAAAGCTCCCAGACGATCGAATACCGGACCTCCGAGCATGCCCTTGACCGAATTGGAAATCACCTGCGTGTACGCCTTGAAATCACTCGTCCGCTTGAGGGCAAACCGATCCTGAATCATCGCCTCCACATCCTCAGGCATGTTGGAGAAGTTCAGACCGAAATTGATGCGGATCTGGGATTCAGGCGTAGCTTCCACCATCTCAGGGGTAGTAACTCCCATGATGGCAGCGCCTTCCTGCTCAGTAAACGTCTCAAATCCCGCGGGAGCGACCAACACCAATTGCTGAATGCGTTCTGGCTGCTTGAGCGCAACAGTCACGGCAATCTGTCCGCCCATAGAGTGGCCAAATAGTACGGGAGACTCAATCTCCATACTATCCAGAAATTCCAAAACTCGGTCCGCGTACCAATCCATCGAGCCTGCATGGGCACGCTGGGTGGATTGACCATACCCCGGCAGATCGATGGCGATGCAACGGGCATGCTGAGAGAATGCTTCCAAATTTCTATTCCATGCGGGCGAGTAACTCCCCAATCCGTGGATGAATACCCAGGTCTGTTCCCCATCTCCCAGCTCGGAGTAGGCGATCTGCCAATCATCGGCGAGTGGTTGGCGCTGGATCGGAAACTGATAAGCTTCAGTCTGGGCGGAAAGGGGGAATGGAATCAGCATGGCAAACATCAGTAGTAGTTGGGTCCAATTTTTCATGCGAATAGGAGATTAGGCGTGGGAAGTTTCAAGTACAGTTTGCAGGAGTTTTCTACGGTCGATCTTGCCCGTGGCATTTTTGGGCAAGGTGGCGACCACATGAAGGGTCTTGGGGATTTTGTATCCTGCCAAGAGCGTTTTGGCAAAAGCCTTGATATCGTCTAGGGAAAGCTGTTTCCCCCGTTCGAAGACCACCACAGCACAGCCACATTCCCCCCATTTCTCGTGCGGTATCGGAACGACCACCACTTCGTTGATGGCCGGATGCATGCGCAGTGCCCGCTCCACTTCCGCGGGATAAACATTCTCTCCTCCGGAGATGAACATGTGTTTTTTGCGATCGACGACAAAGAAGTAGCCTTCTGTATCGCGGATGACCATGTCTCCGGTATGTAGCCACCCATCTTGAATGTGCGTGGCCGTAGCCGTAGGATTTTCCCAGTATCCGGGGGTGACGACTGCTCCCCGCACACACAATTCACCCGATTGCCCATCCGGAACAGGTTGGTGGTCATCGTCTAGGATTTTGACTTCGAGGTAGAAATTGGGCTGTCCGATGCTTCCCTTTTTGCGGATGGCGTCTTGCTGATGCAGGGAAAACAGATTGGGGCCCGCCTCGGTCATACCGAATCCTTGCCGCACGGGAACGCCCTTATCTGCCCACGTTTCGATCAGCGGAATCGGCATGGGTTCACCGCCCACCACCATGTAGCGCAATGCTTCCATATCCGTCGATTCGAAGTTGGGACATTCAGCCATCATCTTCAGCATCGTCGGTACGCCCATCGCGATCGTGACTCGATATTGATCCATTGCCTGCAAGACCTCCCCTGCATCAAATTGCTTCATCAGACACGTCCAAGCGCCATGATGCAGAAACGGCGTCAATAGGACATTCCATCCACCTGTGTGAAATGGCGGCATGAAATTCAGCGTCCGGTCATCCGAAGTGAGATTCAACCGAAGGGCCGTATTGAGGCTATTCCACAGCAACATCCGATGGGTGTAGATCACGCCTTTGGGAATGCCCGTAGTCCCCGAAGTGTAGAGAATGAAGATGGGATGATCTTGATCAAACTCAATCTCCGGCAACGGGGATTCCAGCGAAACGCCCCCTACCCCATCCAACAATTCCTCCAAATGACTATGCGGAAGCGGATGTTTCTCCAATATCGACCAGCCGAGCTCGCGCAAGGCAGGATCGGTCAAGAGCAATTTAGGCTCACAATTCTGGAGAATTTCCCGAAGCTCAGGACACGCCAATCGATAATTCAATGGCACGAGGATGATCCCGGTCTTTTGCGCTGCGGAAAAAAGCACCACCATTTCGAGGGAGTTTTCCGCCAACATGGCCACACGATCGCCGGATTTCAAGCCTAGCTCATAGATCCACCAACGGGCGGTCTGCTCGGCCAGGCGATTGAGTTCACCGTAGGTCAATTCCCGTTCGCGGCCCCATTCCGTAATGGCCGTCTTGTGGGGCTGATAGATGGCTTGCTTGCCGATCCAGTCAAATTGGGTCAACATAACTCGGGATTAGGGGGTATGGAGGGGTTCGGTTTCTGAAGAATGGAGTTGAGCAGAGTCCTCGGATTTTTCCGAAGCATTGCGAAAGACAAGATACAGGATTCCTGCGACCAACAAGGCTGCCAAAATCGCCCAAGTCGAGGCGATCGCGGGATTCTTGATGGCTTGGCCACGCATGTACGGGGTGAATTCGCCGTAGTACACGCCAAAATGAACCACAATGGCGGTGACCGAAGCGGCAATGGGCGCAACCTTGGGGGTATGCTTCATGAAGGTTCCCATCAGCACAGGGACAAAGGCCGCAGAGAAATAGGCGTACACGCCGTTCTGGGCAAAAATCGCTACGCTGAGATTGGGATGCAGCAATTGATCCAATGACAACATGAAGGTGACGACCGCCAACACCGCGATCACCACACGGTTCAGCAAGATTTTTTGAGACTCAGATTGGAGCGAAGCCACAGGTTTCCAGTCGCCGAGTAGATCTGCTGTAATCGTCGTCGAGAGCGATTGGATCAATCCCTCCAACGTGGAGATCCCCGCCGAAATCAGCCCCAGTACCACAATCAATCCCATCCACACCGGAAATTCCGCGAGCACATATTGTGGGATGATTCCGTCCATCGCCATGACCTCACCTGCGACCGTCAAGTCGGGAAACTCCAGCCGCGCATACAATCCCGTACACACCACTGCGAAAAACAGGATCTCCACCACAATGGCGATGAACAGGTATTGGTTGACTTGCTTACCGGATTTCAGGAGGAGCGATTTGGTGATGATATGCGGTTGGCAGACAATCGCCACCCCGATCACCACCTGACAGAAGATAATCTCGAAATAGTCCCGAAACAGCGGACTCTCAGGATTCGTGGCTTTCCCCAAGGCAGGGTCGATGGCATTCAGTCGCTCCACAAAGCCCATCACGCCTTCCTTGAAATGCTCGTAGCCCGATCCTAACAAGAAGATCGCGACGACGAGCATCAAGAGTGCTTGAATGGTATTCGTGTAGACCATCGAGTTGGCACCGCCGAACATCATGTATCCGAAGATAAACACCACCACTCCGGCCAGTACGCCGATTTCATTCACCCCCAGCGAGACCGCCAGCACCTTGGAGATCCCCACGCAGATCAGAACGATAAACGTGATCAGCAACAGCGAAAGCACCGAAAACCAGCGTTTGAATCCTTCGCTCCCAAATCGACTGCCCATCCATTGCGCCATCGTAAGCGCCGCCACCTGATCCCCATGTTTCCGAAATCCCTTCGTCAGCACGATCAGCGACACCAATGCAGCCAACGGCAGGACCACCACGAATGATAGTACCGCCGGAAGCCCATACATGGCCGCAAACCCCGGATTGATGATAAAGGTCGCCGCACTCGTCATCGAGGCAGCCAGCGACAAGGCCACCGCCCACGGCGCAAAAGAGACACTCCCCTTGGCGTAGTCCGCAAGACTCTGCGTCCGGCGTGCACCCCGAATCACCAGGTACACGACGATCGCCATATAAATCGAAATCAAGATCCAACTGGCAGTTTGCATAGCTTTCGTAGTAGTCAGTAATCGAAGTTGTGAGTAGAAACCTCCCTCGGCTTCGTGAAAAAGGGCCCAAAGGCCCTACAAACAATCATATCCTGGAGCCGTCCCAATCTGTGGGATTGGCATCGTGGGACCCGGTTTCCTATCGGGCATGATGACGAGTTGGAGCATTTGGGCGTGCCTCGGCGTGCTGGGCATATCGGTCGCTCCTTGGCAAGGTCGCCGCCGAGTCAGGCTGTCCACGGGTTTGCTGCGCTCCGTCTTCGGGGATCGAGTTTCCTCAGGGTGTTCTCCTAACCGTCGATCACACTTGGCATTGGGTCCCGACGATTCAGGGGCTTTTCAGAACGCCTTTTGGGTCATGATTCCTTGCGCGGCCTCATTTCCCATTCTCCCTCAGACTGCTCGTAACCTCGCACCGTTTCCATCCTTCACGCCACACCAGCCATCCGCACCTCAACCTCTTTCTCCCCAAAAAGGGCAGGCCCCATACCTGCCCTTTCAAAAATCTGCAACATAGTATGGTTGGTCCCACCTGTAGAACTTCTCCGCATGAGATCTCCGTACAGCGTGGAACAGCTCCAGAAATCAATATCTAAACAGCGCTCCCGCGAAGCTCAATCCGCCTCCTGAACCCAGGAAGAACAACAGATCCCCGCGCTTGATTTTTCCGTGTCCCAGCGCATCGTGCAGGGCCATCGGGATACAGGCTGAACCGGTATATCCATTGTGATGCATCACGGTATGCGCCTTGGCACGTGGCAATTCCAAG is a window from the Pontibacter sp. G13 genome containing:
- a CDS encoding glycoside hydrolase family 2 TIM barrel-domain containing protein translates to MRIIPLLVAGLLGGLQLLVAQPHWNNLQVLQENRMAPHATMMGYPNRQAALSGTFQSATWHQSLNGTWKFHWSSKPSDRPKEFFQSNFDDAAWDQIRVPMNWEMAGYGTPIYTSQGYPFEPDSSYQISETWNPVGSYRRSFSLPQDWEARRTTIVFDGVESAFYLWVNGKKVGYSQGSRTPAEFDLTAFLHAGENVLAVEVYRWSDGSYLEDQDFWHLSGIFRDVYLRSTDQTTIRDFEVMATLADDYQTGQFRVSGLVERFGKAIPAGGIDLELLAPSGQSVFSESLAMNWKKGANSFEGDLHSIPEVQAWSAEQPNLYTLLLTLKNADGEIVEVIPQQVGFRTVEIRGNEFRINGELVILKGVNRHEHHPDFGHYVTEADMRRDLEIMARYNVNAIRTSHYPNAPAFYDLCDELGFYVMDEGNIETHAFGNSATNLISNDPAWEAAYLDRVERMYQRDRNHASIVIWSLGNESGSGPNVQAVYEWFQQTDPSRPFHYEGTHVEHEGPLYADVQSRMYASPKRGDELTKKLPETPYMLCEYTHAMGNSNGGLDKYWDRIYRDPQFFGAFVWDWMDQGIRQPIPAQYRTPNGPQEFFAYGGWWEDPLGLYHSTNFCMNGLIAADWAPHPGLNAIKYYYQPIEVEAEDLAKGLFKLTNRYHFSQISDHLVGSYEITANGHIFETGKLRDLDIAPAASETFQINLESLDAQPGVEYIITFRFAQKSATPLIPAGHELATEQFVLPISAFAASSEIAGETPHVEIIRKRLVVRGADFHVQFDTQDGWMKQYVHQGVTLIEQGPKLDFWRVPTDNDLGGTRLPSEKKKKNKTPFLPVWEGAGDWVVQDLSHDIQGNQVIITAKGNIPAIGAQAEYRYTIHASGQMDIRVQYKAGESGNAYPFMPRYGTQWVTGPGMEQIEWYGRGPGESYEDRAVDLIGLYQTTVTDNWVEYSRPQENGYRVDTRWLHLTDESGHGLAFSSKQPFGFGASHFHREQVIHSAYSFQLTALPQTFLNIDYRQMGVGGYDSWSPNALPQSEHRVKNVDMTFDFSVKPISLEMTDPDAESLLR
- a CDS encoding DUF6232 family protein, coding for MAYRQNASVEQSDQLSENFDVRKFIFTSRTITYSGKTVQISNVNRIWIYGYKTTYKAIYRIKPAMYLVGMVLAFIGYWLSNNTEESLFALVGLVGIAIIGYGIYERTQKKDQVTRHYGLVIETSSSREKLVSNNREFINRLFRDITIAMNHDSQKAIIANFHSGDIHYVQDNRSIQNGDIFQDIANSNITNRSKVTTY
- a CDS encoding sulfatase, giving the protein MMKTLACLLGLFIPILTFAQDRPNILWLTFEDTSPHFLGCYGNPWVHSPNFDRLAQEGVRFDRAYSTGAVCSPSRSALITGVRTYAMGTGCHRGPQPIPDFITGFPAYMREVGYYTTNNKKTDYNTTDAKRIVREAWDESSGKAGWWNRAEGQPFFSVFNFNSTHQSRTMTNPYSFFEKQVLEKLDESEIISEAEIDMPPFYFESPELRKEYARIYHGVSLFDQQMDTLIKRLEREHLLEETIIFSFADHGEGMARGKTHANGLGYRVPFIMWFPEKYKHLSPWGTGVVTEEMVSFEDLAPTLLSLAGAEIPEHLKGRPFLGEARVDSEGWLVHSVDRTGTSPELARSVTMGKYVYTRTFMPDVPEHRWQKYHDYGRTLQLLRKAHREGLMNEVQSRYFEPREIEYLYDLEADPWEIHNLANDPQHQAQLERMRKRLNTEVLAARDIHFVPEYVLDQFSDSATAYEFRESGDYDFPAIYLTAQLVGQGQGVLPMQLAQLTHRDSIVRYWAAIGLRQQGAAIVADSAAIYQAMEDPFAPVQIEAALMAFHYLDEERGWKLLHEHAFGGQHRLAVQVMQMLQYSPKIPHRLDFVRELLAFSNERKDYFSVGQLCEMILHEHTGEPLIYKDFW
- a CDS encoding alpha/beta fold hydrolase; the encoded protein is MKNWTQLLLMFAMLIPFPLSAQTEAYQFPIQRQPLADDWQIAYSELGDGEQTWVFIHGLGSYSPAWNRNLEAFSQHARCIAIDLPGYGQSTQRAHAGSMDWYADRVLEFLDSMEIESPVLFGHSMGGQIAVTVALKQPERIQQLVLVAPAGFETFTEQEGAAIMGVTTPEMVEATPESQIRINFGLNFSNMPEDVEAMIQDRFALKRTSDFKAYTQVISNSVKGMLGGPVFDRLGALKIPVLAVYGAEDQLIPNRYLHPTLTTEQVGQAGVDALGDGTLVMLPNAGHFAMYEQAAAFEEAVLEFLISE
- a CDS encoding long-chain fatty acid--CoA ligase, translating into MLTQFDWIGKQAIYQPHKTAITEWGRERELTYGELNRLAEQTARWWIYELGLKSGDRVAMLAENSLEMVVLFSAAQKTGIILVPLNYRLACPELREILQNCEPKLLLTDPALRELGWSILEKHPLPHSHLEELLDGVGGVSLESPLPEIEFDQDHPIFILYTSGTTGIPKGVIYTHRMLLWNSLNTALRLNLTSDDRTLNFMPPFHTGGWNVLLTPFLHHGAWTCLMKQFDAGEVLQAMDQYRVTIAMGVPTMLKMMAECPNFESTDMEALRYMVVGGEPMPIPLIETWADKGVPVRQGFGMTEAGPNLFSLHQQDAIRKKGSIGQPNFYLEVKILDDDHQPVPDGQSGELCVRGAVVTPGYWENPTATATHIQDGWLHTGDMVIRDTEGYFFVVDRKKHMFISGGENVYPAEVERALRMHPAINEVVVVPIPHEKWGECGCAVVVFERGKQLSLDDIKAFAKTLLAGYKIPKTLHVVATLPKNATGKIDRRKLLQTVLETSHA
- a CDS encoding sodium:solute symporter family transporter; the encoded protein is MQTASWILISIYMAIVVYLVIRGARRTQSLADYAKGSVSFAPWAVALSLAASMTSAATFIINPGFAAMYGLPAVLSFVVVLPLAALVSLIVLTKGFRKHGDQVAALTMAQWMGSRFGSEGFKRWFSVLSLLLITFIVLICVGISKVLAVSLGVNEIGVLAGVVVFIFGYMMFGGANSMVYTNTIQALLMLVVAIFLLGSGYEHFKEGVMGFVERLNAIDPALGKATNPESPLFRDYFEIIFCQVVIGVAIVCQPHIITKSLLLKSGKQVNQYLFIAIVVEILFFAVVCTGLYARLEFPDLTVAGEVMAMDGIIPQYVLAEFPVWMGLIVVLGLISAGISTLEGLIQSLSTTITADLLGDWKPVASLQSESQKILLNRVVIAVLAVVTFMLSLDQLLHPNLSVAIFAQNGVYAYFSAAFVPVLMGTFMKHTPKVAPIAASVTAIVVHFGVYYGEFTPYMRGQAIKNPAIASTWAILAALLVAGILYLVFRNASEKSEDSAQLHSSETEPLHTP